In one Lolium rigidum isolate FL_2022 chromosome 3, APGP_CSIRO_Lrig_0.1, whole genome shotgun sequence genomic region, the following are encoded:
- the LOC124699909 gene encoding uncharacterized protein LOC124699909 encodes MLAFRSHNLYIHIISCFVRHFISQARKEEIVGFLPGSNGSSAVLPMVSCSLGSTFYGDKACAASILRQQHQENSMSELHGVAAASLLYCYGRINIHFWGDLGIWSTSFRPYFLIYCFNCSSSEIYWHYQLNNCGRSWKLI; translated from the exons ATGTTGGCAT TCAGAAGTCATAACCTCTACATCCACATCATTTCCTGCTTTGTTCGGCACTTCATCTCCCAG GCTCGCAAGGAAGAGATCGTTGGATTCCTCCCTGGATCAAACGGTTCTTCTGCAGTTCTGCCGATGGTGTCCTGCTCGCTCGGTAGTACATTTTATGGCGACAAAGCATGTGCTGCATCTATACTCAGGCAGCAACATCAAGAGAATTCCATGAGCGAACTCCATG GAGTTGCTGCTGCCTCACTGTTATACTGCTATGGAAGAATTAATATACACTTTTGGGGGGACCTTGGTATTTGGTCTACTTCTTTCAGACCTTATTTTCTTATCTATTGTTTTAATTGTAGCTCGAGTGAAATTTATTGGCACTATCAACTCAACAATTGCGGCAG GTCTTGGAAACTAATATAG